The following are encoded together in the Candidatus Margulisiibacteriota bacterium genome:
- the purN gene encoding phosphoribosylglycinamide formyltransferase, producing the protein MRKIDLVILISGRGSNLQAIIDAVKSGQVSAQIKAVISNVPGVQGLERAKKHGIPAVVVNHKDYSDKKAYEAQLLKTIDSYSPGLICLAGYMRIVGQEIIKKYKWKIINIHPALLPSFSGLHAQRQAIEARVKESGCTVHFVDEGCDTGPIILQKTVPVLPGDTEASLSARILTEEHKLYPKAIQLISEGRVNIKDRKVIIKE; encoded by the coding sequence GTGAGAAAAATAGATCTGGTCATCCTCATCTCCGGACGGGGATCAAATCTTCAGGCAATAATTGATGCCGTAAAAAGCGGACAGGTTTCGGCACAGATAAAGGCGGTCATCTCGAATGTGCCGGGGGTGCAGGGCCTTGAAAGGGCAAAAAAGCACGGCATACCGGCTGTGGTAGTAAACCACAAGGATTATTCCGATAAAAAAGCCTACGAAGCGCAGCTGCTTAAGACAATAGATTCCTATAGCCCGGGTCTTATCTGCCTTGCCGGCTATATGAGGATAGTGGGGCAGGAGATAATAAAAAAATACAAATGGAAGATCATAAACATCCACCCCGCGCTGCTTCCGTCGTTTTCGGGACTTCATGCGCAGAGGCAGGCGATCGAGGCAAGAGTAAAAGAGTCCGGCTGTACGGTCCACTTTGTCGATGAGGGCTGCGATACGGGGCCGATAATCCTTCAAAAGACCGTGCCGGTGCTGCCCGGTGATACAGAAGCTTCTCTGTCCGCCAGGATACTTACAGAAGAGCACAAACTGTATCCAAAGGCGATACAATTGATATCGGAAGGCAGGGTCAACATCAAAGACAGAAAGGTGATAATAAAGGAATGA
- the lptC gene encoding LPS export ABC transporter periplasmic protein LptC, which produces MNSRTSLIALAVVLSLVFVWAVFTPEKDLAKRISNKLESQKQRSDLSMKEAVFSEIAGGVKFWEIRAESSHINNSTQKAELDRIHGIFFKDGKPSLNIIAPKVFWDMKKKSIEVFSPLGYEGISRFETASLVWSLDDKKIYAKDRLSFERDNVAISAGSMSSDTEMEKMVLEKEPVAVMKNKGVPDIEVRASSFEVNAKSGKIYARGSARISRGELSVKSDELVFEQKTNTILASGNPAINYKDIRARSASALYNINKEKVSLKGSVLLRRKDSELKGESVTVDLRDESISIKGRKSTVLIEEGLIGSGKQQAGKEEK; this is translated from the coding sequence ATGAACAGCAGAACCTCTCTTATTGCCCTTGCCGTAGTCCTTTCTCTTGTTTTTGTCTGGGCGGTATTTACTCCGGAAAAGGACCTTGCCAAAAGGATCTCGAACAAACTTGAATCCCAAAAACAGAGGTCTGACCTGTCGATGAAGGAGGCGGTTTTTTCCGAAATAGCCGGAGGGGTAAAGTTTTGGGAAATAAGAGCTGAATCCTCTCATATCAACAATTCTACCCAAAAAGCGGAATTGGACCGCATCCACGGCATTTTTTTTAAGGACGGGAAACCGTCTCTCAATATAATAGCGCCAAAGGTGTTTTGGGACATGAAAAAGAAAAGCATAGAGGTCTTTTCCCCCCTAGGTTATGAAGGGATATCCAGGTTCGAGACAGCTTCGCTTGTCTGGTCCCTTGACGACAAGAAAATATACGCAAAGGACAGACTGTCTTTTGAAAGGGATAATGTGGCTATCTCTGCCGGGTCGATGAGTTCCGATACCGAAATGGAGAAAATGGTACTTGAAAAAGAACCGGTGGCGGTTATGAAAAATAAAGGCGTGCCGGATATAGAGGTCCGTGCCTCGTCTTTCGAAGTGAATGCCAAAAGTGGAAAGATCTACGCCCGCGGCAGCGCCAGGATATCAAGAGGCGAGCTCTCTGTTAAGAGCGACGAGCTGGTTTTTGAGCAAAAAACGAACACTATCCTGGCATCAGGGAATCCCGCGATCAATTATAAGGATATCAGAGCGAGGTCAGCCTCGGCATTGTACAATATCAATAAGGAGAAGGTTTCATTAAAAGGCTCCGTCCTCCTAAGGAGAAAAGACAGCGAGTTGAAAGGCGAGTCGGTAACGGTAGACCTAAGGGACGAGTCTATATCAATAAAGGGCAGGAAAAGCACGGTCCTGATAGAAGAAGGGCTTATCGGGTCGGGAAAACAACAGGCCGGTAAGGAGGAAAAATGA
- the thrC gene encoding threonine synthase encodes MNYKGLIDKYRHHLPVTDKTPVISFFEGNTPLLYAKRLSEKTGLKVYLKYEGANPTGSFKDRGMTMAVSKALEKGFKAVACASTGNTSASAAAYSAKAGLDCIVVIPGGKIALGKLAQALMHGAKVFAIDGNFDRALEVIRELCSNYPIELVNSINPYRIEGQKTAAFEICDFLGSAPDYQCMPVGNAGNITAYWKGYKEYRDRGKIKALPKMLGFQAEGSAPIVLGHPVEKPETVATAIRIGNPASWDSAVNAAKESEGSIRIVTDEEILDAYKLVASTEGVFCEPASAASIAGLLRYGKDIPKGATVACILTGHGLKDPDNAVKKGSALIKAPASAKEIAKLLGY; translated from the coding sequence ATGAACTACAAAGGTCTCATCGACAAATACAGGCATCATCTTCCCGTCACGGACAAAACGCCGGTTATTTCTTTTTTTGAAGGCAACACTCCCCTGCTTTACGCGAAAAGACTCAGTGAAAAAACCGGGCTCAAAGTTTATTTAAAGTACGAGGGCGCAAACCCCACAGGGTCTTTTAAGGACCGCGGAATGACGATGGCGGTAAGCAAAGCCCTGGAAAAGGGTTTTAAGGCGGTTGCCTGCGCCTCAACAGGGAACACTTCGGCATCCGCGGCCGCCTACAGCGCAAAAGCCGGGCTGGACTGTATCGTGGTAATCCCTGGAGGAAAGATAGCGCTGGGCAAACTTGCTCAGGCCCTGATGCACGGGGCAAAGGTCTTTGCCATTGACGGCAATTTTGACAGAGCTCTAGAAGTGATCAGGGAGCTGTGCTCAAACTACCCGATTGAATTGGTCAACTCTATCAACCCTTACAGGATAGAAGGGCAAAAGACGGCCGCTTTTGAGATCTGCGATTTTCTCGGCTCTGCACCAGACTATCAGTGCATGCCGGTCGGGAACGCCGGCAACATCACCGCCTACTGGAAAGGCTATAAGGAATACAGGGATAGAGGAAAAATAAAGGCTCTGCCAAAGATGCTTGGATTTCAGGCGGAGGGATCTGCCCCGATAGTGCTGGGACATCCGGTGGAAAAACCCGAGACCGTGGCCACCGCGATCAGGATCGGCAATCCTGCCAGTTGGGACAGCGCGGTTAATGCGGCAAAAGAATCCGAAGGTTCTATCAGAATAGTGACCGATGAAGAGATACTGGATGCTTATAAACTTGTGGCATCGACCGAGGGAGTTTTTTGTGAGCCGGCTTCTGCCGCCTCCATAGCAGGTCTTTTGCGGTACGGCAAAGATATCCCGAAAGGCGCAACAGTTGCCTGTATACTTACCGGGCACGGTTTGAAAGACCCCGATAACGCTGTTAAAAAGGGCAGCGCCCTCATAAAAGCGCCTGCCAGCGCCAAAGAGATCGCAAAACTGCTGGGATACTGA
- the purH gene encoding bifunctional phosphoribosylaminoimidazolecarboxamide formyltransferase/IMP cyclohydrolase, which produces MKKKQARYALISVFDKKGIKPFAKGLEKHGFKIIASGGTFRELKKAGVKVIEVSKITKFPEMMDGRVKTLHPKIHGGLLALRDDPSHMKMLSKYGIPQIDMVVINLYPFEKVVARKKFTHEEAIENIDIGGPAMIRAASKNYRHVSVVTSPDQYDRILKELGSNSSVISLATNIELQREAFLLTGRYDEAISAYLSPVKDTESFPKEMMLKLEKEMDLRYGENPHQPAAFYRSEGRGLVDIRKLHGKELSFNNILDMEAAYGIVNYFADLTVAIVKHNNPCGVATSRSVRDAYQKALKCDPVSAYGGIIACNREVDEGAAREMFKLFAEVIIAPEFSKGALSVLCEKKNLRLIKCPADFNRSTRCDFKKVAGGFLVQEADRAELTISDIRTVTKKQPSLKEIEDLFFAWGICKFVKSNAIVLAKNGATLGIGAGQPNRVGSAKIALEMAGSSCSGAVMASDGYFPFADSVELAKKHRISAIIQPGGSIRDEEVIKAADKNRMVMLFTGRRHFRH; this is translated from the coding sequence ATGAAGAAAAAGCAGGCCAGGTACGCGTTGATAAGCGTGTTCGACAAAAAGGGGATCAAGCCGTTTGCCAAGGGGCTTGAAAAACACGGGTTCAAAATAATAGCCAGCGGGGGAACCTTTAGGGAGCTCAAAAAAGCAGGCGTCAAAGTTATTGAGGTCAGCAAAATAACCAAATTCCCGGAAATGATGGACGGAAGGGTAAAGACGCTTCATCCAAAGATCCACGGCGGGCTTCTTGCTTTAAGGGACGATCCCTCTCACATGAAGATGCTCTCGAAATACGGCATTCCTCAGATAGACATGGTTGTTATCAATCTCTATCCATTTGAAAAAGTGGTGGCCAGGAAAAAATTCACCCACGAAGAGGCCATAGAGAACATCGACATCGGAGGTCCCGCCATGATAAGGGCGGCCTCAAAAAATTACAGGCATGTTTCCGTTGTCACCAGCCCCGACCAGTACGACAGGATCCTTAAAGAGCTAGGTTCCAATTCTTCCGTGATCAGCCTGGCTACCAATATCGAACTGCAGAGGGAGGCGTTCCTTTTGACCGGCAGATATGACGAGGCCATCAGCGCCTATCTGTCGCCGGTCAAGGATACCGAATCCTTTCCAAAGGAAATGATGTTGAAACTGGAAAAAGAAATGGACCTGCGCTATGGAGAAAATCCTCATCAGCCGGCGGCTTTTTATAGGTCAGAGGGCAGGGGCCTCGTTGACATCCGTAAGCTCCACGGCAAAGAACTGTCGTTCAATAATATCCTGGACATGGAAGCAGCCTACGGCATCGTCAATTACTTTGCCGACCTGACGGTCGCCATCGTAAAACACAATAATCCCTGCGGAGTGGCCACTTCAAGATCGGTCAGGGACGCTTATCAAAAAGCGCTCAAATGCGATCCCGTATCCGCTTATGGGGGGATAATCGCCTGCAACAGGGAAGTTGACGAAGGTGCCGCGCGCGAAATGTTCAAGCTTTTTGCGGAAGTCATCATAGCCCCGGAGTTCTCAAAAGGTGCCCTCTCTGTGCTTTGCGAAAAAAAGAACCTGCGCCTGATAAAATGCCCGGCGGATTTTAACCGCAGCACAAGATGCGACTTTAAAAAAGTGGCGGGAGGTTTCCTTGTCCAGGAAGCCGACAGGGCAGAGCTTACAATATCCGACATCAGGACGGTAACCAAAAAGCAGCCCTCTCTGAAGGAGATCGAGGATCTTTTCTTTGCCTGGGGCATCTGCAAGTTCGTAAAATCCAATGCTATAGTCCTTGCCAAGAACGGCGCCACCTTGGGGATAGGAGCAGGGCAGCCCAACCGGGTGGGGTCCGCAAAGATAGCGCTGGAAATGGCGGGAAGCTCCTGCTCCGGGGCTGTTATGGCATCGGACGGCTATTTCCCGTTCGCTGATTCGGTGGAACTTGCCAAAAAACACAGGATATCGGCTATAATACAGCCCGGAGGCTCTATAAGGGACGAAGAGGTCATCAAAGCGGCGGATAAGAACAGGATGGTCATGCTGTTCACGGGGAGAAGGCATTTTAGACACTGA
- the trxB gene encoding thioredoxin-disulfide reductase has protein sequence MNIAEKNSVIPQLEELLKDRDSALDVVIIGGGPAGLTAAIYCGRAGFRTLLIEKAILGGQLAEISEIENYPGFPSGISGMELSERLEDQAKKFGCQVVFGDVVKISKEGLLVRTLLADRSILSRALIIATGTEPKKLGIPGEKEFRGRGVSYCATCDGAFYRDRAIAVIGGGNSAISEALFLTRFASSLVVVHRRDRLRADKVLSDRALDHPKISVKWNCVPEKINGQGKVESLSVKNVLDGTKEDLPVDGVFVYIGEEPNTGFLAGALKAGGDGFLPSDAMMLSSVPGIFVAGDVREKSLRQISTAVSDGATAADSARKYLENML, from the coding sequence ATGAACATTGCAGAAAAGAACAGTGTAATTCCTCAGCTTGAGGAACTGCTTAAAGACAGGGACAGCGCGCTTGATGTTGTGATAATAGGCGGGGGGCCTGCCGGGCTTACGGCTGCCATTTACTGCGGCAGGGCGGGCTTTAGGACCCTGCTGATAGAAAAGGCCATCCTGGGCGGACAGCTGGCGGAGATCTCTGAGATAGAGAACTACCCGGGATTTCCTTCGGGCATCTCCGGGATGGAGCTTTCCGAAAGGCTGGAGGACCAGGCAAAAAAATTCGGGTGCCAGGTCGTCTTTGGCGATGTGGTAAAGATATCTAAGGAAGGGCTGTTAGTACGGACCTTGCTTGCAGACAGGAGTATTTTGTCCCGCGCTCTGATAATTGCCACAGGGACCGAACCGAAAAAACTCGGCATTCCCGGCGAAAAAGAATTTAGAGGCAGGGGAGTGTCTTACTGTGCTACCTGCGACGGCGCTTTTTACCGGGACAGGGCCATTGCTGTTATAGGAGGCGGGAATTCTGCCATTTCCGAGGCGCTGTTCTTGACGCGTTTTGCCTCGAGTCTGGTGGTGGTGCACAGAAGGGACCGGCTCCGCGCGGACAAGGTGCTCTCCGACAGGGCTCTGGACCACCCTAAGATCTCGGTAAAATGGAATTGTGTGCCAGAAAAAATAAACGGGCAGGGCAAGGTGGAAAGCCTTTCGGTCAAGAATGTGCTCGACGGAACAAAGGAAGACCTTCCGGTTGACGGCGTGTTCGTCTATATAGGAGAGGAACCCAATACCGGGTTCCTTGCCGGAGCGTTAAAGGCCGGCGGCGACGGGTTCCTGCCTTCCGATGCCATGATGTTGTCTTCGGTGCCGGGGATCTTTGTTGCCGGGGATGTCAGGGAAAAGTCCCTAAGGCAGATCTCGACCGCAGTTTCTGACGGAGCAACAGCCGCCGACTCCGCCAGAAAATACCTCGAAAATATGTTATAA
- the tsf gene encoding translation elongation factor Ts — protein MAQIDPNTVKELREKTGCGMMDCKKALVETDGSMEKAAELLRKKGLASATKRTGKQTGNGVVEAYIHLNGRIGVMVELNCETDFVARNPEFSTLARDIAMQVAASSPQYLKREDVPESVINSEKEVLKAAALAEGKPEKVAEKMVEGRLEKFYSQVCLIDQPFIKELSKSIGELIKEHIAKFGENIQISRFSRYQVGEKN, from the coding sequence ATGGCGCAGATAGATCCAAATACCGTCAAAGAACTAAGGGAAAAAACCGGCTGCGGGATGATGGACTGCAAAAAAGCCCTGGTCGAGACGGACGGCAGCATGGAAAAAGCCGCAGAACTGCTAAGGAAAAAGGGGCTTGCTTCCGCCACCAAGAGGACGGGCAAGCAGACCGGCAACGGCGTTGTGGAAGCCTATATCCATCTTAACGGCAGGATAGGGGTCATGGTGGAGCTTAACTGCGAAACCGATTTTGTGGCCAGGAACCCTGAGTTTTCTACACTTGCAAGGGATATCGCCATGCAGGTAGCGGCCTCCAGCCCCCAGTACTTAAAGAGGGAAGACGTCCCCGAAAGCGTGATCAATTCGGAAAAGGAAGTCCTTAAAGCGGCCGCCCTTGCAGAGGGCAAGCCCGAAAAGGTCGCGGAAAAAATGGTCGAGGGAAGACTGGAAAAATTCTACTCGCAGGTCTGTCTTATAGACCAGCCTTTTATCAAAGAGCTCTCAAAAAGCATCGGGGAACTGATCAAGGAGCATATAGCAAAATTCGGAGAGAACATCCAGATCAGCCGGTTTTCAAGATACCAAGTTGGAGAAAAAAACTAA
- a CDS encoding DUF362 domain-containing protein, protein MPVVSIVRCNSYIEAEIERSVKEAVDLIGGISSFVRPGQKVLLKVNALMASAPETACPTHPAVVSAAAKFVLDLGAVPVIGDSPGGSKTVFGHVFETCGYNKVAKDLNIKTQDLKKLPVKQVNIKLRKKTISVPVADLYGSFDSVINLPKFKTHILTVTTGAVKNMFGSVPGFYKSRLHFIAPGIDDFSSVLLEVYRNSLPSLTIMDAVESMEGNGPSGGRAVKTGTVFASDSGLALDIVSARCAGFEPAELPVLEAAKRAGLDTEISGIRTVGIQITKGLFGRFKKPVSVYRLTKRVPAVLIDGFGFILRSIKNLPQIDKKKCIACQTCAVSCPAGCITIVKDARYDINYNKCVACFCCHELCPEKAVKIKKSLLARVLSL, encoded by the coding sequence ATGCCTGTTGTTTCTATAGTACGCTGCAATTCCTATATAGAAGCAGAGATCGAAAGGTCCGTAAAAGAAGCCGTTGACCTTATAGGGGGCATCTCTTCCTTTGTCAGGCCCGGCCAAAAAGTGCTCCTTAAGGTTAATGCGCTGATGGCAAGCGCGCCCGAAACCGCCTGCCCCACCCACCCCGCCGTGGTAAGTGCCGCGGCAAAATTCGTTCTGGACCTCGGAGCCGTACCCGTGATCGGCGACAGCCCGGGAGGATCAAAGACCGTTTTTGGTCATGTTTTCGAAACCTGCGGCTACAATAAAGTTGCTAAGGACCTCAATATAAAGACCCAGGACCTGAAAAAACTGCCCGTTAAGCAGGTCAATATTAAGCTCAGGAAGAAAACGATCAGCGTTCCGGTGGCAGACCTTTACGGAAGTTTTGACTCGGTCATCAATCTGCCCAAGTTCAAAACTCATATCCTGACCGTTACTACCGGAGCCGTAAAGAACATGTTCGGCTCGGTGCCCGGCTTCTACAAATCAAGGCTGCACTTTATCGCGCCCGGGATCGATGATTTTTCTTCCGTACTGCTGGAAGTATATAGGAACTCTCTGCCCTCCCTGACCATAATGGACGCGGTAGAATCCATGGAGGGCAACGGCCCCTCCGGGGGAAGAGCAGTAAAGACGGGAACCGTCTTTGCCTCTGACAGCGGCCTTGCGCTTGACATCGTATCTGCCCGCTGTGCGGGCTTCGAGCCTGCTGAACTTCCGGTGCTTGAGGCCGCAAAAAGAGCCGGTCTTGACACTGAGATCTCCGGTATCAGGACCGTCGGGATACAAATTACAAAAGGTCTCTTTGGCAGGTTCAAAAAGCCCGTCAGTGTTTACAGGCTTACAAAAAGGGTCCCTGCCGTGCTGATAGACGGGTTCGGCTTTATACTTAGGAGCATCAAGAACCTGCCGCAGATCGATAAAAAGAAGTGTATCGCCTGCCAGACCTGCGCCGTCAGCTGTCCGGCCGGATGCATCACTATTGTAAAAGACGCCAGATATGATATAAACTATAACAAATGCGTGGCGTGCTTCTGCTGCCACGAACTGTGTCCGGAAAAGGCCGTCAAGATAAAAAAGAGCCTGCTGGCCCGCGTTTTGTCGTTATGA
- a CDS encoding tetratricopeptide repeat protein: protein MKTGKCAAVILALMIFCSVSFAWVMTPEFRSEISKKEAALSASPASPDAHFDLAITYAYTNKIQEGLDQLKKTADLAGNKTAYARKLIERYYPMVSKNPSDWRTRFRLAFAYYFGGYQDYALQEMRNIAAIQPGSPWPWGYMAIIYAEQNKWNEAIDHMKKAISIDSNVAAFHLGLGQGYYKINRPAAGFAETMEALRLKALGY from the coding sequence ATGAAAACAGGAAAATGTGCAGCTGTTATCTTAGCGCTTATGATCTTTTGCTCCGTTTCGTTTGCCTGGGTCATGACCCCGGAATTCAGGAGCGAGATCTCCAAAAAGGAGGCGGCCCTGTCCGCCAGCCCGGCATCCCCTGACGCGCATTTTGACCTTGCTATAACCTATGCCTACACCAATAAGATACAGGAGGGGTTGGACCAGCTTAAAAAGACGGCCGATCTGGCGGGAAATAAGACCGCTTACGCAAGAAAACTTATTGAAAGATACTATCCCATGGTCAGCAAGAACCCTTCCGATTGGCGGACAAGGTTCCGGCTGGCTTTTGCCTACTATTTTGGCGGCTATCAGGATTATGCCCTCCAGGAAATGCGCAATATTGCCGCTATTCAGCCGGGCAGCCCGTGGCCCTGGGGATATATGGCGATAATCTATGCCGAGCAGAACAAATGGAATGAAGCAATTGACCACATGAAAAAAGCCATCTCGATAGATTCAAATGTCGCGGCTTTCCATCTGGGACTGGGACAGGGATACTATAAGATCAACCGTCCTGCCGCCGGATTTGCCGAAACAATGGAAGCGCTGAGGCTAAAAGCCCTCGGCTACTAA
- a CDS encoding L-threonylcarbamoyladenylate synthase, with amino-acid sequence MKKVRIIKAFTKASIRTAARKAAQELKAGHLIIFPTDTVYGIGADPGNPQAVRRLFKAKQRPLSKPFQLLVGSLQQAKKAAKKITKEAAALMASNWPGPLTIVVEKNKQVPDTVTSGLKTVGLRLPDHPVALEIIKAFKGPVAASSANLSGKKPPRTAREAVLQIKDKASLVIDSGKTLKGVPSRIVDATGKKLKVLR; translated from the coding sequence ATGAAAAAAGTCAGAATAATAAAAGCCTTCACAAAAGCATCGATAAGAACAGCCGCCCGCAAAGCCGCTCAAGAGCTTAAAGCGGGCCACCTTATCATATTCCCGACAGATACTGTCTACGGCATCGGGGCTGACCCCGGAAATCCCCAAGCCGTGAGAAGACTGTTCAAGGCCAAACAAAGGCCCCTTTCCAAGCCTTTTCAATTGCTTGTCGGCAGCCTGCAACAGGCAAAGAAAGCAGCCAAAAAGATCACCAAAGAGGCTGCGGCACTGATGGCTTCCAACTGGCCGGGCCCTCTGACAATAGTTGTGGAGAAAAATAAGCAGGTGCCTGATACCGTGACTTCCGGACTTAAGACCGTCGGCCTGCGCCTTCCTGACCACCCTGTCGCCCTTGAGATAATAAAAGCCTTTAAAGGACCTGTCGCGGCCTCTTCTGCCAACCTTTCAGGCAAAAAACCTCCTAGGACCGCACGGGAAGCCGTCCTACAGATCAAAGACAAAGCGTCGCTGGTCATTGATTCGGGAAAAACTTTAAAAGGAGTTCCCTCAAGGATAGTTGATGCAACAGGAAAAAAACTTAAGGTGCTTAGATAA
- the rpsB gene encoding 30S ribosomal protein S2, which produces MAVITMRQMLEAGVHFGHPRRNWNPKMARYIYSSRNDIHVIDLHKTIPLIEKAYEFVRKIVAEGGTVLFVGTKKQAQEAIQAEAQRCGMFFINQRWLGGTLTNFKTLRKNISRMKEIEKMEANGTFDKLPKKEVSNIRKEKAKLDKTLGGIREMASPPSIVFIVDTQKEMIAVKEAKKLSIPIVGVVDTNCDPDYIDYVISANDDAIRSVKLLCSVMADAVLEGRRIAHPGEVIEAPLSSETAEETIAAAAEIEKEEEIQELGMDDFLEPTEGEEKK; this is translated from the coding sequence TTGGCTGTTATAACAATGAGACAGATGCTGGAAGCCGGGGTCCACTTTGGCCATCCAAGGCGCAACTGGAACCCGAAGATGGCCCGTTATATCTATTCTTCGAGGAATGATATCCATGTGATTGACCTTCACAAGACCATTCCGCTCATCGAAAAGGCTTACGAATTCGTCAGGAAGATCGTTGCCGAAGGCGGCACGGTCCTTTTTGTAGGGACAAAGAAACAGGCGCAGGAGGCCATCCAGGCCGAGGCGCAGAGATGCGGGATGTTCTTTATCAACCAGAGATGGCTGGGCGGAACGCTCACCAATTTTAAGACCCTTCGCAAGAACATCTCCAGGATGAAGGAAATAGAGAAGATGGAGGCCAACGGGACCTTTGACAAACTGCCCAAGAAAGAGGTCAGCAATATAAGGAAGGAAAAAGCCAAGCTGGACAAGACCCTGGGAGGCATCAGAGAAATGGCCAGCCCGCCTTCTATAGTGTTCATAGTTGACACGCAGAAGGAAATGATAGCAGTTAAGGAAGCAAAAAAGCTTAGCATACCCATTGTAGGAGTTGTTGATACCAACTGCGACCCGGACTATATTGATTATGTCATTTCGGCCAATGATGATGCGATAAGGAGCGTTAAGCTGCTGTGTTCCGTGATGGCCGATGCCGTGCTCGAGGGGCGCAGAATAGCGCATCCGGGCGAAGTTATAGAGGCTCCGCTTTCTTCGGAAACCGCGGAGGAGACAATAGCCGCGGCGGCCGAAATAGAAAAGGAAGAAGAGATACAGGAACTGGGAATGGACGATTTTCTTGAACCTACGGAAGGCGAGGAAAAGAAATAA